In Miscanthus floridulus cultivar M001 chromosome 8, ASM1932011v1, whole genome shotgun sequence, the sequence TATTACTAATTCTGTAATGTGCTGTTCTTCAACAGAATATTTGGATCTCTTGAATAAGGATATGACATTTGTTAATTGTGATGGAACAAACTGCTTTCCTGGACATCGCATTAGTGCGATGTACAATGAGAACTGAATAACTGATTGATACAGTGGAGTAATTTATGCTAGAAATTCAGGTTAACATGGTTGGCAATTGCCAGCGTGTGTGTTTTGGAGTCCTTAACTAGTGATAGAATCTGTTAAATATGCATGGCTTTTCGAACTGCTTCTTATTGACAATTTTCTGATGGATTTTTTTGATGCAGCCTGGTCACTTTCAGGGAAATTCCTATGATATAGTATCTGCTTTCCAGGTATGTTTATCACCTTTGTTCTGTTCAGAAACTCTACTTCTTTGATAGAATAGAAGTACTTATTTGGCAATGTACATTGTACAGCTAAGGCTTGCTTGCATTTTGATGTTTTGTGCAGTGCTATGGAGAATATGTTAGTGGTTCAATCACTGATGAGCAAAGAAAGAACGTCCTCCGCAATTCATGTCCAGGGGCAGGTGCCTGTGGTGGTATGTACACAGCAAACACTATGGCATCTGCTATTGAAACATTGGGCATGAGCCTTCCATACAGGTGTGAATTGTATCTGGATTTTTTTCTCATTTGTCACTAAACAGTaaatatggtttttatttttgtaAATATGCTTGGAGGATGTATTTTGACTTCATTTTATCAATCTTGCTGTTTTTATGTACCAAAGTTCTTCGACACCTGCTGAAGACCCGCTAAAGCTAGAAGAATGCCGTCTCGCTGGGAAGTATCTTTTAGAGTTGCTAAAGATGGATTTGAAGCCTAAGGACATTATCACTGAGAAGTCATTACGAAATGCAATGGTTATCGTTATGGCACTTGGTGGTTCGACTAATGCTGTTCTGCATTTGATTGCCATTGCTCGGTGAGTTAACATCTTCTTTCATGTGCTTTCTACTTAGGTTGACAAAAGCTCATTGGTTGTCTTCTTTCAGGTCTGTAGGTCTGCATTTGACTCTTGATGATTTCCAGAAGGTCAGTGACCAAGTTCCTTTCCTTGCAGACCTCAAGCCCAGTGGCAAATATGTCATGGAGGATCTGCATAAGGTAAATGCTTAATGGTACTAAGATTCACTTGGTTTTGTGCCATACTCAATCCAGCTTAACTTTCCAGTTTACCTTTTCAATCCACTATCGCTCTGCTATGTTATATTTTCAATGTACTTACACATTGTGATTTTCTTCACATAATTTCTATGGAAAGTTAAGGATTAAGCCAATAAAGCGAGAATATCTATAAACTTAAATTAATCAATGCAATGTGTTTGAGAATAAGCCACATGTTACAGATTGGTGGAACACCTGCAGTCATTCATTGTCTTCTGGAGCAAGGTCTTCTTGATGGTGATTGCATGACTGGTGGGTACAGTCAATAATTGCTATTGTATAATTTAAGATCTCTATATTTTAGTTAATAACATGGTATTTTCTTTTCCCTTTTCAGTCACTGGGAAAACTCTAGCCGAGAATGCCAAAATCTTCCCTCCTCTGTCTGAAGGGCAGGTAATGCTCAATTGTGAGTTCTTTAGCCTTGTCGGCTAACACCTTGAATCGTGACATTTATATTTGTTTCTGACACAGCAAATAATTCGACCACTTGGCAATCCTATCAAATCAACTGGCCATATTCAAATACTTTATGGCAATCTTGCACCGGAAGGTTCTGTAGCAAAAATAACTGGCAAAGAGGGACTGTTCTTCTCAGGTGATTTGTTGCTTCTATCTCCAATCCTTGGAAGCCTCCGCACTATGTGTGGAATTTAACTGTTATGTGGTAAAATGTCAGGCCCTGCATTAGTTTTTGAGGGTGAAGAATCCATGATTACAGCTATCTCAGAAAACCCAGCGAATTTCAAGGTAATATGTGCGATGCAAGTAATTTCTGCATGTGCTACTGTCACTATTGCTTGCCATTTCTTCCCTTTTTTTGGAGAGCATGATTGCCTTTTCTTCTTTCTGCTAGTGGAATATGTCGTTTCAGAGAAAGTTTTGCATTCTTATGACAAATCATTTTATTGCCCTGATGGTTACAACAGGGAAAGGTAGTAGTGATCCGAGGAGAAGGACCAAAAGGCGGGCCAGGGATGCCCGAAATGTTGACTCCAACAAGTGCAATAATGGGTGCTGGCCTTGGAAAGGTACCACTTAGCTCATAGCTTAGCATTTTTCAGCAATtatactaaacattttatttggtATTTTAGATGTAGCGTACTAAAACAAGGTTTTTGCCATCTCACCTCTGTAGCACTGACATTCATGAATGATGTTGAAGTAGTTGGTAATTTGACTAACTTATATGCACCATCTTCCTCATCTCAGATGATGCTCAATTCTGATGTTTTACTGCTCTCCAGAAATTGTTGAAATTTCAAAGCAATGAGAGTTTTTCGCACATTCTTAAATACAATACAAAGGATCAGATTTTTTTTTTGCCCATGTTCTTTATATTTGCATTATCTGGTGCTACCTAAGTTTTGGTACCTAGTTGCATGTGTGCCTGGCAACCTCTTAACCAGTGCCCAATCTCCATTACAGGAGTGCGCCCTGCTTACAGATGGTAGATTTTCTGGAGGGTCACATGGATTTGTTGTCGGTCACATATGCCCTGAAGCACAGGTACTGCTTTGTGGCACTCAAGCAGTGGTGACAATTTAA encodes:
- the LOC136473061 gene encoding dihydroxy-acid dehydratase, chloroplastic-like, with translation MQSMALTSPSLPAAGPVTGRRLQRVRATAVSDEPKLNKYSARITEPKSQGASQAVLYGVGLTDADLRKPQVGVSSVWYEGNTCNMHLLRLAVAVRDGVREAGMVGFRFNTVGVSDAISMGTRGMCYSLQSRDLIADSIETVMGAQHYDANISIPGCDKNMPGTIMAMGRLNRPSIMIYGGTIKPGHFQGNSYDIVSAFQCYGEYVSGSITDEQRKNVLRNSCPGAGACGGMYTANTMASAIETLGMSLPYSSSTPAEDPLKLEECRLAGKYLLELLKMDLKPKDIITEKSLRNAMVIVMALGGSTNAVLHLIAIARSVGLHLTLDDFQKVSDQVPFLADLKPSGKYVMEDLHKIGGTPAVIHCLLEQGLLDGDCMTVTGKTLAENAKIFPPLSEGQQIIRPLGNPIKSTGHIQILYGNLAPEGSVAKITGKEGLFFSGPALVFEGEESMITAISENPANFKGKVVVIRGEGPKGGPGMPEMLTPTSAIMGAGLGKECALLTDGRFSGGSHGFVVGHICPEAQEGGPIGLVQSGDVITIDVSKREIDVDLTEQQLEERRRKWTPPPYKSTRGALWKYIKLVAPASRGCVTDE